The Maridesulfovibrio sp. genomic sequence GTCCCTTAAATATGTTACGACTACTATCCTCTCATTAATCCATCATCGCCTTCCCAGCAACCCCCATGACTGACAATAAAAAAACCGGAATCCGACAGTAAAACTATCAGATCCCGGCTTTTTAATTTTTTTTGCAGACTGAATCTAACTATCCAGCCAAGCCTTGAGTTCGCTGATCTGCGCGTCAACAGATTCCGGTCCGGTGCTACCGGGGGAAACCCTGCGTTTAACAGCCGCTTCGTAAGAAAGAACCTCATATACATCTTCTTCAATCTTATCAGAAAACTCTTTGAGTTCTTCAAGGCTCATATCTTCAAGGCCCCTGCTCAGCGCTTCTGCTCCGGCAACAGCTGAACCGGTGATATGATGCGCTTCGCGGAAAGGAATACCTTTACCCACGAGGTAATCAGCCAGTTCGGTCGCATTGAGGAAACCCTTTTTCAATGCAGCTTCCATGTTATCAGGATTGAAACCCATGGCATCCATCATATCAGCCATGATCACCACGGAAGCATGCACGGTCTTATCACAGTCAAAGAAAGGCTCTTTGTCTTCCTGCATATCACGGTTATAGGCAAGCGGGAGACCTTTACAAGTGGTCATCAGTGAGAAAAGATCTCCGTAGACGCGTCCGGTCTTGCCACGCATGAGTTCGCAGACATCGGGATTCTTTTTCTGGGGCATGATTGATGAGCCGGTGGAAAATTCATCCGGAAGCTTGATGAAACCGAAACAGGGGTTGGCCCAGATGATCATTTCCTCGCAGATGCGGCTCAGGTGGATCATGATCAAACTTCCGGCAAACATGGCTTCCATTACAAAGTCACGATCGGAAACAGCATCAAGGCTGTTGCGGAAAGTTCCTTCCATACCAAGATATTTAGCGGAGGCAGCAGGATTAAGCGGGTAGGTGGTTCCTGCCAGAGCGGCCGCACCAAGCGGGGAGACATTTGCTCTCCTGATGCAGTCGACGACCCTGCTGTGGTCGCGCTTGAACATCCATGCGTAAGCCAGCATGTGGTGTGCAAGGCTAACAGGCTGTGCAGGCTGCAAATGAGTATAACCGGGGAGCAGCACATCCCTGTTTGCATCAGCCTTGGCTGTGAAAGATGCGATCAGCTTTTCAAGGGCTGTTTTCCATGCATCCAAAGAGCGGAGCACGTGCAGACGGAAGTCAGTAGCGACCTGATCGTTACGGCTGCGCCCGGTATGCAGCTTACCGCCCACAGGTCCGACAATCTCGGTCAGCCTGCTTTCGATATTCATATGGAGATCTTCCATCTCCTTTTTCCATTCAAATTTACCGGATTCAATCTCTTCCAGCACCTGATCAAGGCCTTTGACCAGAGTTTCGGCTTCTTCGGCGGTCAATACGCCCTGCTCTGCCAGCATCTTGGCATGAGCCTGAGAGCCGGAAATATCTTCGCGATACAGGTTCTGGTCGTAGCTTACGGATTCAGTGTAATCTTCAACAGACTGCGCGGTCTTGGCTGCAAATCTGCCGCCCCATAATTTATTATCTGCCATTATGAGCCTCTTTCGCCTCCGGCGGCTGGGGAAGGGAAACTTTTGCAAAAGTTTCCCTTCCCCAGACCCCATCCCTTCAAAACCTTTTGATAGGGCTTCGCCACCGGGGTCATAAATTTATGTGGAGAAGTAAAATTCTTATACCCACGTTCAAGCAGTATTACTTTTATCAAAGAAAAAGCCTGTCGTCAGCGGTTGTGCCGGGAACAGGCTCAATATTTAAAACCCGGACGAACTCACGTCCGTCCGGGCAATTCAGAACGTTACTAATCTACGTCTTCGACGTCGCCTTCCTTGATCCATTCGGAGCCGGAAGAAGTTTTGCCTTTGAGACGCAGGCCCACCAGCTTGATAAAGCCTTCAGCATCTTTCTGGTTGTATACTTCGTCTTCTTCGAAGGTAGCGAGATCTTCACGATACAGGGAGTAAGGAGACTTACGGCCTTCGGGAATCGCGTTACCCTTGTAGAGTTTCAGTCTTACGGTACCGGTTATAGTCTTCTGGGTTTCGTCGATCATGGCCTGAAGTGCAACACGTTCAGGAGCGAACCAGAAACCGTTGTATATCATTTCAGCATACTTGGGGATCAGACTGTCACGCAGGTGCATGAC encodes the following:
- the argH gene encoding argininosuccinate lyase; the encoded protein is MADNKLWGGRFAAKTAQSVEDYTESVSYDQNLYREDISGSQAHAKMLAEQGVLTAEEAETLVKGLDQVLEEIESGKFEWKKEMEDLHMNIESRLTEIVGPVGGKLHTGRSRNDQVATDFRLHVLRSLDAWKTALEKLIASFTAKADANRDVLLPGYTHLQPAQPVSLAHHMLAYAWMFKRDHSRVVDCIRRANVSPLGAAALAGTTYPLNPAASAKYLGMEGTFRNSLDAVSDRDFVMEAMFAGSLIMIHLSRICEEMIIWANPCFGFIKLPDEFSTGSSIMPQKKNPDVCELMRGKTGRVYGDLFSLMTTCKGLPLAYNRDMQEDKEPFFDCDKTVHASVVIMADMMDAMGFNPDNMEAALKKGFLNATELADYLVGKGIPFREAHHITGSAVAGAEALSRGLEDMSLEELKEFSDKIEEDVYEVLSYEAAVKRRVSPGSTGPESVDAQISELKAWLDS